The proteins below are encoded in one region of Desulfovibrio sp. JC022:
- a CDS encoding metal ABC transporter permease, with translation MEFIYDLIRTPLMEMGKSGALPDYFQYAFVINALICSLLAGPILGGIGTMVVAKRLAFFSQAVGQAALTGVALGIVLGEPYTAPYVSLFGFCILFGLLMNYTRNRTRMSSDTVIGVFLSISLAVGACVLLYVTGKVNMHVLDNILFGSILTVNNTDINVLAIICTLCVAICLPMFNKILLASFNPSLAHVRGINVKLMDYMFILIITVITVAALKIVGAVLVEALFIIPAAAARNISKSMRGFFFYSMIFATLSCLLGVLIPMQYEIPVPSGGAIIIVAAVFFALTSLLRTVLPAFREAAI, from the coding sequence ATGGAATTCATCTACGACCTCATCAGAACCCCGCTCATGGAAATGGGTAAAAGCGGTGCGCTGCCCGACTATTTTCAATATGCTTTTGTCATCAACGCCTTGATCTGCTCTCTGCTGGCAGGACCGATCCTCGGCGGCATCGGAACCATGGTGGTTGCCAAGCGGCTGGCCTTTTTCTCACAGGCAGTGGGACAGGCGGCCTTGACCGGAGTGGCTCTGGGGATCGTACTAGGTGAACCCTACACCGCGCCTTACGTATCCCTGTTCGGTTTCTGCATCCTTTTCGGACTGCTCATGAACTACACCCGCAACCGAACCCGTATGTCCTCGGATACAGTCATCGGGGTATTCCTCTCCATATCCCTTGCGGTGGGTGCCTGCGTGCTGCTCTACGTGACCGGAAAAGTCAACATGCACGTACTGGACAACATCCTTTTCGGTTCCATCCTGACTGTGAACAATACCGACATAAATGTACTGGCTATCATCTGCACGCTCTGCGTGGCTATCTGCCTGCCCATGTTCAATAAAATCCTGCTGGCCAGTTTCAACCCCAGTCTGGCCCATGTTCGCGGCATCAATGTGAAGCTGATGGATTACATGTTCATCCTCATTATCACAGTCATTACCGTGGCAGCACTGAAAATTGTCGGCGCAGTGTTGGTGGAGGCATTGTTCATCATCCCGGCTGCGGCAGCACGTAACATCAGTAAATCCATGCGCGGATTTTTCTTTTACAGCATGATCTTTGCCACCCTCAGTTGCCTGCTGGGTGTGCTGATTCCCATGCAGTATGAAATTCCCGTGCCGTCCGGCGGGGCAATCATTATTGTTGCTGCGGTATTTTTTGCACTGACTTCCCTGCTGCGCACGGTTCTCCCTGCTTTTCGGGAAGCAGCAATTTAG
- a CDS encoding metal ABC transporter solute-binding protein, Zn/Mn family has protein sequence MSRIKIFLLAALLVICISAQALAQTQAQKLVIGTTLHPYYSFVTNIVQDRAIVQPLIGEGFNPHNYRPQPEDIKRVMNLDALVVNGIGHDEFAMEILEAAQMKDKIPVIFANKDVSLIPVAGNMDDLKIVNPHTFISVTTSIQQIYTIAAGLAEIDPRNAKSYKKNARKYVRKLRKLKAKYMQRLADLPDVEFRCATIHGGYDYLLQDFGLQVTAVIEPNHGLKPTANQLAKTIKKIKALNVDVIFTEMHFPDKYVETIHDETGIRIRHLSHLTGGSYSPEDFERGIEANMKALTDALIEAHQIKEG, from the coding sequence ATGTCACGCATAAAAATATTTTTATTAGCTGCCCTGCTGGTCATTTGTATCTCAGCGCAGGCTCTCGCACAGACCCAAGCCCAAAAACTGGTCATCGGCACCACTCTACATCCCTATTACAGCTTCGTGACCAACATTGTTCAGGACCGCGCCATCGTGCAACCGCTCATCGGTGAAGGATTCAACCCTCATAACTACCGCCCACAGCCTGAAGACATTAAACGGGTCATGAATCTGGATGCACTGGTGGTCAACGGCATAGGTCACGATGAATTTGCCATGGAAATCCTTGAAGCAGCCCAGATGAAGGACAAAATACCTGTAATTTTCGCAAACAAGGATGTTTCACTCATTCCCGTAGCCGGAAACATGGACGATCTTAAAATCGTTAACCCGCATACCTTTATTTCAGTGACCACCTCAATCCAGCAGATTTACACTATTGCAGCCGGATTAGCTGAAATCGACCCGAGGAATGCAAAATCATACAAAAAAAATGCACGTAAATATGTACGAAAATTACGCAAACTCAAAGCTAAATACATGCAGCGTCTCGCCGATCTGCCTGATGTGGAATTCCGCTGTGCCACTATCCACGGCGGTTATGACTATCTGCTGCAGGATTTCGGTCTTCAGGTAACTGCGGTAATCGAACCCAACCACGGCCTCAAGCCCACCGCCAACCAGCTGGCCAAGACCATCAAGAAAATCAAGGCTCTCAATGTTGATGTGATCTTCACTGAAATGCACTTCCCGGACAAATACGTGGAAACCATCCACGATGAAACCGGAATTCGTATCCGCCATCTTTCCCATCTAACAGGCGGATCATATTCCCCTGAAGACTTTGAAAGGGGAATCGAAGCAAACATGAAAGCCCTGACTGACGCCCTCATTGAGGCTCACCAGATCAAGGAAGGATAA
- a CDS encoding phenylacetate--CoA ligase family protein, whose translation MGGKYRFIPELSAQELADKQLEGLKWTVAHTAVNSPFYQSQYKEQGIEPGDIKSLDDLQKLPFTTADHLKEGYPLPLLSVPEEDVVRIHGSSGTTGKRKILSYTRKDIETWKNMFARCYELAGLTTLDRVQVCVGYGLWTAGAGFQLGSEHFGAMTLPVGPGMLEIQLQILEDLGATCLCSTASMALLLGEEAQKAGIVERLKLKRCIFGGEACSSKMRKQFEEALGLESSHDISGMTELYGPGAGIECNAHEGIHYWGDEYIAEIIDPVTLKPVADGEVGELVVTTLNKEASPLVRYRTRDLTRIIPGECSCGCAMPRHDTISGRSDDMFIFRGVNIYPGQIASVLESFPEASSEYQIYLERRAGLDHMSVKVERKAGVSEANDANLAKAICDEIRKFILVRANVEILKPGLLPRSFAKTKRVFDERG comes from the coding sequence ATGGGTGGCAAATATAGATTCATACCGGAACTCAGTGCACAGGAACTTGCAGATAAACAGCTGGAAGGATTGAAATGGACCGTAGCGCATACCGCCGTCAACAGCCCATTCTATCAGTCGCAGTATAAAGAGCAGGGAATTGAACCGGGCGATATCAAGTCTCTTGACGATTTACAGAAGCTTCCTTTCACCACTGCCGATCACCTTAAGGAAGGGTATCCGCTACCGCTGCTTTCCGTGCCCGAAGAGGATGTTGTGCGCATTCACGGTTCCAGCGGAACCACCGGGAAGCGCAAGATTTTATCTTACACCCGTAAGGACATCGAAACATGGAAAAACATGTTTGCCCGTTGCTACGAGCTTGCCGGGTTGACCACTCTTGACCGGGTACAGGTCTGTGTGGGGTATGGCCTGTGGACTGCCGGGGCTGGATTTCAGCTCGGTTCGGAACATTTCGGGGCCATGACTCTGCCTGTAGGGCCGGGGATGCTTGAAATTCAGCTCCAGATTCTGGAAGACCTCGGGGCTACCTGTCTTTGTTCCACCGCTTCCATGGCTCTTTTGCTTGGCGAGGAAGCACAGAAAGCGGGTATAGTGGAACGGCTTAAGCTTAAACGTTGTATTTTCGGCGGTGAAGCCTGTTCCAGCAAGATGCGCAAGCAGTTTGAGGAAGCCCTCGGGCTTGAATCTAGTCATGATATTTCGGGTATGACCGAACTTTACGGTCCCGGTGCGGGCATAGAATGTAATGCTCACGAGGGCATTCATTATTGGGGTGATGAATATATCGCAGAGATTATTGATCCGGTGACCCTTAAGCCTGTAGCTGACGGCGAAGTTGGCGAGCTTGTAGTTACCACCCTGAACAAGGAAGCCTCGCCGCTGGTTCGTTACCGCACTCGTGACCTTACCCGAATCATTCCCGGTGAGTGCTCCTGCGGTTGCGCCATGCCTCGTCACGATACAATTTCCGGCAGAAGTGACGATATGTTCATTTTTCGCGGGGTCAATATTTATCCCGGTCAGATTGCTTCTGTGCTGGAATCTTTCCCCGAAGCAAGCTCCGAGTACCAGATTTATCTTGAACGCCGCGCAGGTCTGGACCACATGTCCGTTAAGGTTGAGCGTAAGGCCGGAGTTTCCGAAGCCAACGACGCCAACCTCGCCAAGGCCATCTGTGATGAGATCAGGAAATTCATCCTCGTGCGAGCCAATGTTGAAATCCTCAAGCCCGGCCTGCTTCCAAGAAGCTTCGCCAAGACCAAGCGAGTTTTTGACGAAAGAGGTTAA
- a CDS encoding alpha/beta fold hydrolase — protein sequence MKSQKKHLKNKHLSWYIKLLSVILFFLFLLNISTANVQADIDLPLTTTSKDGSTISYEIYGEGKIPLIFVHGWCCDSRYWRMQVPFFSNKYKIVLVDLAGHGHSSAKRSNYTMESFGEDVAAVINAINCEKAILIGHSMGGPVIAQTAKIIPEKVIALVGIDTFENIEYPLDEKGKQEFLAPLDKDFPSGSRMMVNRMFSNSTSQRIREWVTADMSSAPPEVALSANHAYFDQYVTGEAATIFDEVRQPVYCVSGELWPINYEANRRHMSSFDAVTLKGAAHFLMLARPDEFNSALDKTIETILANNKLN from the coding sequence ATGAAATCACAGAAAAAACATCTGAAAAACAAACACTTATCTTGGTACATCAAGTTATTGTCGGTAATTTTATTTTTCCTCTTCCTGCTCAATATCAGCACCGCAAATGTTCAGGCAGACATTGATTTACCGTTAACAACTACCTCTAAAGATGGAAGTACAATTTCTTATGAAATATACGGTGAAGGTAAAATACCGCTCATCTTTGTTCATGGCTGGTGTTGCGATAGTAGATACTGGAGGATGCAGGTTCCCTTTTTCTCCAATAAATACAAAATAGTTCTCGTTGACCTCGCAGGACATGGACACTCTTCTGCTAAACGTTCGAACTATACAATGGAGTCATTCGGTGAAGATGTTGCGGCAGTCATCAATGCTATCAATTGCGAAAAAGCAATCTTGATCGGCCATTCGATGGGAGGCCCAGTTATTGCTCAAACTGCGAAAATAATCCCGGAGAAAGTCATCGCACTGGTGGGGATAGATACGTTTGAAAACATCGAATATCCACTCGATGAAAAAGGAAAACAGGAATTCCTTGCCCCTCTGGATAAAGATTTCCCCTCCGGAAGTCGCATGATGGTGAACAGAATGTTTTCAAATTCTACTTCACAGCGCATCCGTGAATGGGTGACAGCTGATATGTCATCCGCCCCGCCAGAAGTTGCACTCAGTGCCAACCATGCATACTTTGATCAATATGTGACAGGAGAGGCTGCTACAATTTTTGACGAAGTACGCCAGCCTGTTTATTGCGTAAGTGGCGAATTATGGCCCATTAATTATGAAGCCAACCGCAGGCATATGAGTTCCTTCGACGCAGTAACGTTGAAGGGCGCAGCACACTTTCTTATGCTCGCTCGCCCTGACGAATTTAACAGTGCTCTAGATAAAACAATAGAGACAATACTCGCGAATAATAAACTAAATTAA
- a CDS encoding metal ABC transporter solute-binding protein, Zn/Mn family gives MKKILPLILLLSLMGCAKQSTNYSQTSGMQILTSLEATKLLTQTLTKGTGIKTILTVPATYSMNSHARYFKKNVNKFSEQASNAAACVTIRSVWQHDDLYPYARRTNVRIVEIDGSAPVDKTQAGVKLIKEKVSGQISPFIWRSPGNLTKMADFIAKDLIALYPDHAPKIYNNLKSLKQNLFKLRTKYESKLIDLESTEAISLTSDFDYLISEFGIEVVDSFLKQQIDWNESDIAILKESIRENDIKAVLCNRMPQGKIYEAIIENGAQPIVLSTLLTSKSTGQSAEQKLLGLYSENLDRIYEGLK, from the coding sequence ATGAAAAAGATACTACCGTTAATTCTGCTGCTCAGCCTCATGGGATGCGCCAAGCAATCAACCAACTATTCGCAAACTTCAGGCATGCAAATACTGACTTCTCTTGAAGCCACCAAACTGCTCACTCAAACTTTGACTAAAGGAACCGGGATTAAAACTATCCTGACCGTACCTGCCACATATTCCATGAATTCCCACGCCCGGTACTTCAAAAAAAATGTGAACAAATTCAGTGAACAGGCTTCTAATGCAGCTGCATGCGTGACCATCCGCTCCGTCTGGCAGCATGATGATCTGTATCCCTACGCCAGACGGACCAATGTACGCATCGTCGAAATCGACGGTTCCGCACCTGTGGACAAAACTCAGGCCGGGGTCAAACTGATCAAGGAAAAAGTGAGTGGACAAATATCTCCCTTCATCTGGCGATCACCGGGAAATCTTACCAAAATGGCGGACTTCATAGCCAAAGACCTCATAGCCCTTTACCCGGATCATGCCCCAAAAATATACAACAACCTGAAATCACTGAAGCAAAATCTGTTCAAACTGCGCACAAAATATGAATCCAAATTGATTGATCTTGAATCAACGGAAGCTATCAGCCTAACCAGTGATTTCGATTATCTTATTTCAGAATTCGGTATTGAGGTGGTGGATAGTTTCCTGAAACAGCAGATTGATTGGAATGAATCTGATATTGCGATCTTGAAAGAATCTATCCGCGAAAATGATATCAAAGCAGTGCTCTGCAACCGTATGCCGCAAGGCAAAATATATGAAGCGATTATAGAGAACGGAGCGCAGCCAATTGTCCTAAGCACGTTGCTTACATCGAAATCAACAGGCCAATCTGCGGAACAAAAACTGCTGGGATTGTATTCGGAAAATCTTGATAGGATATATGAGGGGTTAAAATAA
- a CDS encoding metal ABC transporter ATP-binding protein, which translates to MNTMPETKYGPSISFENVSLTLGNTDILKDLNFEIYSGALHCIIGPNGGGKTSLLRSLLGQMPHSGNIKIDWQKNRTIGYVPQTLNFDTTLPVTVENFMSMTSQSRPAFMNPSAKDRDAIYTALERVNMAKKANRIFGQLSGGERQRVLLAQALLPDPSLLILDEPTTGLDKAGAAIMRGLLKELKAKGVTILIIHHDLMEVKEIGDCVTCINREILFSGCPTEELSADRILNIFSSARQAA; encoded by the coding sequence ATGAATACCATGCCTGAAACAAAATACGGACCTTCCATCAGCTTTGAAAATGTAAGCCTGACCTTGGGCAATACGGATATTCTCAAGGACCTGAACTTTGAGATATATTCCGGTGCCCTGCACTGCATCATCGGCCCCAACGGCGGGGGCAAGACCTCCCTGCTGCGCTCCCTGCTGGGTCAGATGCCCCATTCAGGAAACATCAAAATCGACTGGCAGAAAAACCGAACCATCGGTTATGTACCCCAGACCCTGAACTTTGACACCACCCTTCCGGTCACCGTGGAAAACTTCATGTCCATGACCTCTCAAAGCAGGCCCGCGTTCATGAATCCGTCCGCAAAGGACCGGGATGCAATTTATACAGCTTTAGAACGCGTCAATATGGCAAAAAAAGCAAATCGCATATTCGGGCAATTGTCCGGCGGAGAAAGACAACGAGTGCTACTGGCCCAAGCCCTGCTCCCCGATCCTTCCCTGCTCATCCTTGATGAACCCACCACCGGTCTGGATAAGGCCGGAGCAGCCATCATGCGTGGACTCCTGAAAGAACTGAAAGCAAAGGGTGTGACCATCCTGATCATCCATCATGACCTCATGGAGGTGAAGGAAATCGGAGATTGCGTGACCTGCATCAACCGCGAAATCCTTTTCTCAGGATGCCCCACAGAAGAACTCAGCGCAGACCGCATCCTGAACATCTTCAGCTCAGCAAGGCAGGCAGCATAA